From one Humulus lupulus chromosome 8, drHumLupu1.1, whole genome shotgun sequence genomic stretch:
- the LOC133795824 gene encoding uncharacterized protein LOC133795824 — protein sequence MIIATNLGSTAKLKTKIVDGKRMFERFYICFKAYKEGFKAGCRPIIGIDIFFLKGYSKGILLVVVGIDGANAMFPIAYAMAEKETTDMIRDRQKGLENAIGSIFTGVEVRSCVRHIHANFKKDYPGLLLKQQLWAATTKPEFHRKKRNIKDMKEATYNWDKPIVTLLEKIRFWLMNRFFQKKESIAKWTQPIGKKILEIIEKHKEVAKNSFVTRAGTHRLLVNCHNGDILVVDMEKKTCDCRRYQLSGIGCGHALACIWSNGHNVMDYVHDYYKKEMLLKAYAGIVEPMPSSNLWPETGLNSIFPRKESNMPGRPKKSRKEIVVSHLKVQQRLGGKGAKKRGRPRAKNPTEETVKRNERKRKQKLEKVVLHEQLPSWLMHLA from the exons ATGATAATTGCTACAAATCTAGGAAGCACAGCAAAGCTTAAGACAAAAATTGTTGATGGGAAAAGAATGTTTGAAAGGTTCTACATATGCTTCAAGGCTTATAAGGAGGGATTCAAAGCTGGATGCAGACCTATAATTGGTATTGACATCTTCTTTCTCAAGGGTTACTCTAAAGGCATTTTACTAGTTGTTGTTGGAATAGATGGAGCTAATGCAATGTTTCCTATTGCATATGCAATGGCTGAGAAGGAAACTACAGATA TGATAAGGGACAGGCAAAAAGGGTTGGAGAATGCAATTGGTTCTATTTTCACTGGTGTGGAGGTCAGGAGCTGTGTTAGGCATATCCATGCCAATTTCAAGAAAGATTACCCAGGCCTTCTACTGAAGCAACAATTGTGGGCAGCAACTACAAAGCCAGAATTTCATAGGAAAAAGAGGAATATAAAGGATATGAAGGAAGCTACTTATAATTG GGATAAGCCTATAGTGACTTTGTTGGAGAAAATAAGATTTTGGCTTATGAATCGATTTTTTCAGAAGAAGGAATCTATTGCCAAGTGGACTCAGCCAATTGGAAAGAAAATATTAGAGATTATTGAGAAACATAAGGAAGTTGCAAAGAACTCTTTTGTAACTAGAGCTGGTACTCACAGATTGCTGGTGAACTGTCATAATGGAGATATTTTGGTTGTTGATATGGAGAAAAAAACATGCGATTGTAGAAGGTACCAATTATCAGGTATCGGATGTGGCCATGCTCTAGCATGCATATGGAGCAATGGACATAATGTCATGGATTACGTCCATGATTATTACAAAAAGGAGATGTTGCTCAAGGCATATGCAGGGATTGTTGAGCCCATGCCTAGTTCGAACTTGTGGCCAGAAACTGGTTTGAACTCGATCTTTCCACGAAAAGAATCCAACATGCCAGGGCGGCCAAAGAAATCTAGAAAAGAGATTGTGGTGAGCCACCTAAAGGTTCAACAAAGACTAGGAG GCAAAGGTGCAAAAAAAAGAGGTAGACCACGAGCCAAGAATCCCACCGAGGAGACTGTGAAAAGGAATGAAAGGAAAAGGAAGCAAAAGCTAGAAAAAGTGGTGCTGCATGAACAACTTCCATCTTGGCTGATGCATCTTGCATGA